From a single Arachis hypogaea cultivar Tifrunner chromosome 3, arahy.Tifrunner.gnm2.J5K5, whole genome shotgun sequence genomic region:
- the LOC112786582 gene encoding mitogen-activated protein kinase 3, with translation MAGVNPNGAADFPAVPTHGGQFIQYNIFGNLFEVTAKYRPPIMPIGRGAYGIVCSVLNTETNELVAVKKIANAFDNHMDAKRTLREIKLLRHLDHENVIGLRDVIPPPLRREFNDVYIATELMDTDLHHIIRSNQGLSEEHCQYFLYQILRGLKYIHSANIIHRDLKPSNLLLNANCDLKIIDFGLARPTLENDFMTEYVVTRWYRAPELLLNSSDYTSAIDVWSVGCIFMELMNKKPLLPGKDHVHQMRLLTELLGTPTEADLGLVKSEDARRYIRQLPQYARQPLARIFPHVHPLAIDLVDKMLTIDPTKRITVEEALAHPYLEKLHDIADEPVCMEPFSFDFEQQQLDEEQIKEMIYREALALNPEYA, from the exons ATGGCCGGCGTTAATCCAAACGGTGCCGCGGATTTTCCGGCGGTTCCGACTCACGGTGGACAGTTCATTCAGTACAACATCTTCGGTAACCTCTTTGAGGTCACCGCTAAGTACCGTCCTCCGATCATGCCTATCGGTCGTGGAGCTTACGGAATCGTTTG CTCGGTGTTGAATACTGAGACTAATGAGCTGGTTGCTGTTAAGAAGATAGCGAACGCGTTCGATAATCACATGGATGCGAAGCGCACACTCCGTGAGATTAAGCTCCTGAGGCATCTGGATCATGAAAAC GTGATTGGCTTAAGAGATGTTATTCCTCCACCCCTTCGTAGAGAGTTTAATGATGTCTATATTGCAACGGAGCTCATGGATACTGATCTTCATCACATTATTCGCTCAAATCAGGGCCTGTCGGAGGAACACTGCCAG TACTTCTTGTATCAGATTCTTCGTGGGCTGAAGTACATACATTCTGCAAACATAATTCATAGAGATTTGAAACCAAGCAATCTGTTGCTGAATGCAAATTGTGACTTGAAGATTATTGATTTTGGTCTTGCGCGGCCAACTTTAGAAAATGATTTCATGACAGAGTATGTTGTCACAAGGTGGTACAGGGCTCCTGAACTGCTGTTGAACTCGTCTGATTACACTTCTGCAATTGATGTTTGGTCTGTTGGTTGCATCTTTATGGAACTCATGAATAAAAAGCCTCTCCTCCCAGGGAAGGATCACGTGCATCAGATGCGCCTATTGACAGAG CTTCTTGGCACTCCAACTGAGGCAGACCTTGGGTTAGTGAAAAGTGAGGATGCGAGAAGATACATCCGACAACTTCCTCAATATGCTCGCCAACCTTTAGCTAGGATCTTCCCCCATGTTCATCCCTTGGCCATTGATCTTGTTGATAAAATGTTGACAATTGATCCAACTAAAAGAATTACAG TTGAAGAAGCACTGGCCCATCCATATCTTGAAAAGCTGCATGATATAGCCGACGAACCTGTCTGCATGGAGCCATTCTCATTTGACTTTGAGCAACAGCAGTTGGATGAAGaacaaataaaagagatgatCTACAGAGAGGCATTGGCACTCAATCCTGAGTATGCTTAA
- the LOC112786599 gene encoding uncharacterized protein isoform X2, translating to MDSISNIPLLEITAEDDSLLLDASTAGGDSAVSSAAAAASTVFSCSPLISVRSLPRTNGRVGDVNSENASAATQKDSKNNKENVIWNNKPEAAKLSMEPQQMKRKKKEGGYNLRKSLAWNRAFFEEEGVLNPLELSMISGTATPKRPNTVLKAINEEEPASASIALKEIEDNLFKQSSEGVVCTENRSVGVAAFLSPKSGASTKVKAFASVAKRKVLANNDTVVNRPKRNVCLRPAASSSLKRPEPVKATNRESKATNIDPKSNAPGVTNTPRRGTLSTSLPKRNHNAHPATNIQKYAGAKGLSKNPRIVPLPNKPKVDQADKCSISRTVNKEARKHLDSSISEKSVPSGQHQSGSRGPNVSEACVPQVILEINEKKQARQFQTTKPSGLRMPSPSLGFFSQAKPSNSHSQLQKSSIPCKPEENNFPKLRKLERHCMDEARLPQVSSKGSDTVENTINNCSEKFSLPDVRSEASTEVNSNRLTASVVESHSFGPGNISEQEMVENKQNYMNAELHFDLKSKEQAELHKSEGVSNMEDMELPRHEKKLLSKSSHSHEQLEKEVDLPLEDKLHDVLSCASQLVVQEPEPIIHHSMHRSLIKRDNISNTMPDAVVQDEEQVTSNVLTSNESFLLQQKDAKTSNDTRHSGEFKEHNCVKTAGANDNAVGYDKQGDAAQADVLNGNPLANCSVSTPSILGVVNRQLEGEQISIPNHSIIGEISSEIENESQRNTSEVICVITVSSKHPLEKSVPEIRVGCESQPKVVESEGRQHSLNDQSGSIPGSVDEASHQIVDSKAMDNSTQPIELDRMCDDCIAVSRVCDGEVKNVSPGSRTICENNTENIHFVKADCDSRANDMLINDYCNMSEWQLSDDDSSMDTSMSYDDQYDVSGNFEQHANILPEWQLGDDGSSRHTSTQLDDHHDVPGNFEQRADSRSDSETNKMVCEDESLVKTDGHLLDENEVCGVTKDFISNTKNSICSGSENPSRFLQLIVPAQSVTELDHTMSKSEKSLAKDVQPLNFAENPEVYNCNSEQCLSVANDQLPSVNEKSHLSELQGTTVVYANSQHVNNIMHLEGDGETTNAAYSEEIKNQNLFEGASKGSIISTSESNYSNHHTQPMPEYKDGNLEADDSLECLQMGNMKVCSTDILPTEVQFNDQVVSAEFDSFIKSSEDITEEVVTCQSDVHCSSSENSKLPASDNEPFRTRIPQGSEVSSQEAKNNVLEDHEFTNIDTQNQTTGGLHLAEESSKITHHEKSATKSKPEVPSVKIPPNVAPFSDEWLAAIEAAGEEILTMKGGAVQNSPPEKPQHEPSPWSPVRKHQAIGPYDCTKHTNIPHSDSS from the exons aTGGATTCCATTTCTAACATCCCACTCTTAGAAATCACAGCCGAAGACGATTCCCTACTCTTAGATGCTTCCACCGCCGGAGGCGACTCTGCCGTCTcctccgccgccgccgccgcgtCCACCGTCTTTTCCTGCTCTCCTCTAATATCTGTCCGATCTCTCCCTCGAACAA ATGGTAGGGTTGGTGACGTGAACTCCGAAAACGCCAGTGCCGCGACGCAGAAAGACAGTAAGAACAACAAAGAGAACGTGATTTGGAACAACAAACCGGAAGCGGCGAAGCTCAGCATGGAGCCTCAGcagatgaagaggaagaagaaagaaggaggctATAATTTGCGAAAAAGCTTGGCGTGGAATCGTGCTTTCTTCGAGGAAGAAG GTGTTTTGAACCCGTTGGAACTTTCTATGATTAGTGGCACTGCCACTCCTAAGAGGCCTAACACGGTGTTGAAAGCTATCAACGAGGAAGAGCCAGCTAGTGCCTCTATAGCACTTAAGGAAATTGAAGATAATTTGTTTAAGCAATCCTCGGAAGGTGTTGTTTGCACTGAAAATAGAAGCGTTGGTGTTGCTGCTTTTCTATCTCCCAAATCTGGAGCATCAACCAAGGTTAAAGCCTTTGCTTCTGTG GCTAAGCGGAAGGTGCTTGCAAACAATGATACTGTTGTGAATAGACCTAAACGAAACGTGTGTCTCCGGCCAGCAGCTTCATCTTCA CTGAAAAGACCTGAACCAGTGAAGGCAACAAATAGGGAATCAAAAGCCACTAATATTGATCCAAAATCCAATGCACCGGGGGTTACAAATACGCCCAGGAGAGGAACGTTGAGCACAAGTTTACCTAAGAGAAATCACAATGCACATCCGG CTACTAATATCCAAAAGTATGCTGGAGCAAAAGGCTTGTCAAAAAACCCTAGAATTGTGCCATTGCCAAATAAGCCAAAAGTTGATCAGGCTGATAAATGTTCAATTTCCAGAACTGTCAACAAGGAAGCTAGAAAGCATTTG GATAGCTCAATCTCAGAAAAATCTGTACCATCTGGACAGCATCAATCAGGATCTAGAGGACCTAATGTTTCAGAAGCTTGTGTCCCACAAGTTATTTTGGAGATTAATGAGAAAAAACAAGCGAGACAGTTTCAGACAACAAAACCTTCAGGCCTAAGGATGCCATCTCCCTCATTGGGATTCTTTTCTCAG GCCAAACCTTCCAATTCACACAGCCAATTACAGAAAAGCTCTATACCTTGCAAACCTGAAGAGAATAATTTTCCCAAATTAAGGAAGTTGGAAAGACATTGTATGGATGAGGCAAGACTCCCACAAGTATCTAGTAAAGGGTCTGACACTGTTGAAAACACAATAAATAACTGCAGTGAGAAATTCAGTTTGCCAGATGTAAGGTCAGAAGCAAGCACTGAAGTAAATAGTAATCGTTTAACAGCATCAGTAGTGGAAAGTCATTCATTTGGCCCTGGAAATATAAGTGAGCAAGAAATGGTTGAAAACAAGCAGAACTACATGAATGCAGAACTACACTTTGACTTAAAATCTAAAGAACAAGCAGAACTACACAAAAGCGAAGGTGTCTCTAACATGGAGGACATGGAACTCCCTAGACATGAAAAGAAGCTTCTTTCAAAGAGTAGTCATAGCCATGAGCAGTTGGAGAAAGAGGTTGACCTCCCTTTGGAAGACAAATTACATGATGTTCTGTCCTGTGCGAGTCAGTTGGTAGTTCAAGAACCAGAGCCCATAATCCATCATAGCATGCATAGAAGTTTAATAAAGAGAGATAATATTTCCAATACAATGCCAGATGCCGTGGTACAAGATGAAGAACAAGTCACTAGTAATGTTTTGACTTCTAATGAAAGCTTTTTGCTACAGCAAAAAGATGCCAAGACTTCCAACGATACAAGACATTCTGGAGAATTCAAGGAACACAATTGTGTCAAGACTGCAGGAGCAAATGACAATGCTGTTGGTTATGACAAACAAGGAGATGCTGCACAAGCGGATGTATTGAATGGGAATCCCTTGGCCAATTGCAGCGTCAGTACCCCAAGTATTTTAGGGGTAGTTAATCGGCAGTTAGAGGGGGAACAAATCAGTATTCCAAATCATAGTATAATAGGAGAAATTAGTTCAGAAATTGAAAATGAATCCCAGCGAAATACTTCGGAGGTCATTTGTGTGATAACTGTATCCTCCAAACATCCCCTTGAGAAGTCTGTACCAGAAATTCGTGTTGGTTGTGAAAGTCAACCAAAAGTAGTTGAAAGTGAAGGCCGCCAGCATTCACTCAATGATCAATCAGGTTCCATTCCAGGATCAGTGGATGAAGCAAGCCACCAGATTGTTGATTCAAAAGCAATGGATAATAGCACTCAACCAATTGAACTGGATAGGATGTGTGATGATTGCATAGCTGTTTCAAGAGTTTGTGACGGTGAGGTAAAAAATGTATCTCCAGGAAGCAGAACAATTTGTGAGAATAATACAGAAAATATTCACTTTGTGAAAGCTGACTGTGACTCAAGGGCAAATGATATGTTGATTAATGACTACTGCAACATGTCTGAATGGCAGCTTAGTGATGATGATTCTTCAATGGATACCTCTATGAGCTATGATGATCAGTATGATGTCTCAGGAAACTTTGAGCAGCATGCTAATATACTTCCTGAATGGCAGCTTGGAGATGATGGTTCTTCTAGGCACACTTCAACACAATTAGATGATCACCATGATGTCCCAGGAAATTTTGAGCAACGAGCTGATTCACGTTCAGATTCTGAAACAAACAAAATGGTTTGTGAAGATGAGAGTTTGGTGAAAACTGACGGTCACTTGCTTGATGAGAATGAAGTTTGTGGTGTGACCAAAGATTTCATTTCAAACACCAAAAACTCTATTTGTAGTGGATCTGAAAACCCCTCTCGCTTTTTGCAACTCATTGTACCAGCTCAGTCGGTCACGGAATTAGATCACACTATGAGCAAGAGTGAGAAATCACTTGCGAAAGATGTACAGCCCCTGAACTTTGCTGAAAATCCTGAGGTTTATAATTGCAACAGTGAACAGTGTCTTTCAGTTGCCAATGATCAGCTTCCGTCGGTTAATGAAAAATCTCATCTTTCAGAACTGCAGGGGACTACTGTTGTTTATGCGAATTCGCAGCATGTTAATAACATAATGCACTTGGAGGGTGATGGGGAGACAACAAATGCTGCTTACTCTGAAGAAATCAAGAACCAAAATCTATTTGAGGGTGCATCAAAAGGAAGCATTATCTCTACAAGTGAAAGCAACTATTCAAATCATCATACACAACCAATGCCAGAGTACAAAGATGGAAATCTTGAAGCGGATGACAGCTTAGAATGCCTGCAAATGGGTAATATGAAAGTTTGTTCCACTGACATATTGCCAACAGAAGTTCAATTCAATGATCAAGTTGTGTCTGCTGAGTTTGATTCCTTCATAAAAAGCAGTGAAGATATCACCGAAGAGGTAGTTACTTGCCAATCCGATGTGCATTGTTCTTCTAGTGAAAATTCGAAGTTACCAGCTTCAGATAATGAGCCCTTTCGCACAAGAATCCCACAAGGGAGCGAAGTTAGTTCCCAGGAAGCGAAAAATAACGTTCTTGAGGATCATGAGTTCACTAATATTGACACTCAGAATCAGACAACTGGCGGCCTTCATTTAGCAGAAGAAAGCAGCAAAATAACTCATCA CGAGAAATCTGCGACGAAAAGCAAGCCGGAAGTCCCTTCTGTGAAGATTCCACCAAATGTTGCTCCGTTTTCTGATGAATGGTTAGCTGCAATTGAAGCTGCTGGAGAG GAGATTCTGACAATGAAAGGCGGGGCAGTACAAAATTCTCCCCCTGAGAAGCCTCAGCATGAACCAAGTCCTTGGTCCCCG GTTCGTAAACATCAAGCCATTGGACCGTATGATTGTACGAAACACACTAATATTCCACATTCCGATTCCTCATGA
- the LOC112786599 gene encoding uncharacterized protein isoform X1 translates to MDSISNIPLLEITAEDDSLLLDASTAGGDSAVSSAAAAASTVFSCSPLISVRSLPRTNGRVGDVNSENASAATQKDSKNNKENVIWNNKPEAAKLSMEPQQMKRKKKEGGYNLRKSLAWNRAFFEEEGVLNPLELSMISGTATPKRPNTVLKAINEEEPASASIALKEIEDNLFKQSSEGVVCTENRSVGVAAFLSPKSGASTKVKAFASVAKRKVLANNDTVVNRPKRNVCLRPAASSSLKRPEPVKATNRESKATNIDPKSNAPGVTNTPRRGTLSTSLPKRNHNAHPATNIQKYAGAKGLSKNPRIVPLPNKPKVDQADKCSISRTVNKEARKHLFFEHAQDSSISEKSVPSGQHQSGSRGPNVSEACVPQVILEINEKKQARQFQTTKPSGLRMPSPSLGFFSQAKPSNSHSQLQKSSIPCKPEENNFPKLRKLERHCMDEARLPQVSSKGSDTVENTINNCSEKFSLPDVRSEASTEVNSNRLTASVVESHSFGPGNISEQEMVENKQNYMNAELHFDLKSKEQAELHKSEGVSNMEDMELPRHEKKLLSKSSHSHEQLEKEVDLPLEDKLHDVLSCASQLVVQEPEPIIHHSMHRSLIKRDNISNTMPDAVVQDEEQVTSNVLTSNESFLLQQKDAKTSNDTRHSGEFKEHNCVKTAGANDNAVGYDKQGDAAQADVLNGNPLANCSVSTPSILGVVNRQLEGEQISIPNHSIIGEISSEIENESQRNTSEVICVITVSSKHPLEKSVPEIRVGCESQPKVVESEGRQHSLNDQSGSIPGSVDEASHQIVDSKAMDNSTQPIELDRMCDDCIAVSRVCDGEVKNVSPGSRTICENNTENIHFVKADCDSRANDMLINDYCNMSEWQLSDDDSSMDTSMSYDDQYDVSGNFEQHANILPEWQLGDDGSSRHTSTQLDDHHDVPGNFEQRADSRSDSETNKMVCEDESLVKTDGHLLDENEVCGVTKDFISNTKNSICSGSENPSRFLQLIVPAQSVTELDHTMSKSEKSLAKDVQPLNFAENPEVYNCNSEQCLSVANDQLPSVNEKSHLSELQGTTVVYANSQHVNNIMHLEGDGETTNAAYSEEIKNQNLFEGASKGSIISTSESNYSNHHTQPMPEYKDGNLEADDSLECLQMGNMKVCSTDILPTEVQFNDQVVSAEFDSFIKSSEDITEEVVTCQSDVHCSSSENSKLPASDNEPFRTRIPQGSEVSSQEAKNNVLEDHEFTNIDTQNQTTGGLHLAEESSKITHHEKSATKSKPEVPSVKIPPNVAPFSDEWLAAIEAAGEEILTMKGGAVQNSPPEKPQHEPSPWSPVRKHQAIGPYDCTKHTNIPHSDSS, encoded by the exons aTGGATTCCATTTCTAACATCCCACTCTTAGAAATCACAGCCGAAGACGATTCCCTACTCTTAGATGCTTCCACCGCCGGAGGCGACTCTGCCGTCTcctccgccgccgccgccgcgtCCACCGTCTTTTCCTGCTCTCCTCTAATATCTGTCCGATCTCTCCCTCGAACAA ATGGTAGGGTTGGTGACGTGAACTCCGAAAACGCCAGTGCCGCGACGCAGAAAGACAGTAAGAACAACAAAGAGAACGTGATTTGGAACAACAAACCGGAAGCGGCGAAGCTCAGCATGGAGCCTCAGcagatgaagaggaagaagaaagaaggaggctATAATTTGCGAAAAAGCTTGGCGTGGAATCGTGCTTTCTTCGAGGAAGAAG GTGTTTTGAACCCGTTGGAACTTTCTATGATTAGTGGCACTGCCACTCCTAAGAGGCCTAACACGGTGTTGAAAGCTATCAACGAGGAAGAGCCAGCTAGTGCCTCTATAGCACTTAAGGAAATTGAAGATAATTTGTTTAAGCAATCCTCGGAAGGTGTTGTTTGCACTGAAAATAGAAGCGTTGGTGTTGCTGCTTTTCTATCTCCCAAATCTGGAGCATCAACCAAGGTTAAAGCCTTTGCTTCTGTG GCTAAGCGGAAGGTGCTTGCAAACAATGATACTGTTGTGAATAGACCTAAACGAAACGTGTGTCTCCGGCCAGCAGCTTCATCTTCA CTGAAAAGACCTGAACCAGTGAAGGCAACAAATAGGGAATCAAAAGCCACTAATATTGATCCAAAATCCAATGCACCGGGGGTTACAAATACGCCCAGGAGAGGAACGTTGAGCACAAGTTTACCTAAGAGAAATCACAATGCACATCCGG CTACTAATATCCAAAAGTATGCTGGAGCAAAAGGCTTGTCAAAAAACCCTAGAATTGTGCCATTGCCAAATAAGCCAAAAGTTGATCAGGCTGATAAATGTTCAATTTCCAGAACTGTCAACAAGGAAGCTAGAAAGCATTTG TTTTTTGAACATGCACAGGATAGCTCAATCTCAGAAAAATCTGTACCATCTGGACAGCATCAATCAGGATCTAGAGGACCTAATGTTTCAGAAGCTTGTGTCCCACAAGTTATTTTGGAGATTAATGAGAAAAAACAAGCGAGACAGTTTCAGACAACAAAACCTTCAGGCCTAAGGATGCCATCTCCCTCATTGGGATTCTTTTCTCAG GCCAAACCTTCCAATTCACACAGCCAATTACAGAAAAGCTCTATACCTTGCAAACCTGAAGAGAATAATTTTCCCAAATTAAGGAAGTTGGAAAGACATTGTATGGATGAGGCAAGACTCCCACAAGTATCTAGTAAAGGGTCTGACACTGTTGAAAACACAATAAATAACTGCAGTGAGAAATTCAGTTTGCCAGATGTAAGGTCAGAAGCAAGCACTGAAGTAAATAGTAATCGTTTAACAGCATCAGTAGTGGAAAGTCATTCATTTGGCCCTGGAAATATAAGTGAGCAAGAAATGGTTGAAAACAAGCAGAACTACATGAATGCAGAACTACACTTTGACTTAAAATCTAAAGAACAAGCAGAACTACACAAAAGCGAAGGTGTCTCTAACATGGAGGACATGGAACTCCCTAGACATGAAAAGAAGCTTCTTTCAAAGAGTAGTCATAGCCATGAGCAGTTGGAGAAAGAGGTTGACCTCCCTTTGGAAGACAAATTACATGATGTTCTGTCCTGTGCGAGTCAGTTGGTAGTTCAAGAACCAGAGCCCATAATCCATCATAGCATGCATAGAAGTTTAATAAAGAGAGATAATATTTCCAATACAATGCCAGATGCCGTGGTACAAGATGAAGAACAAGTCACTAGTAATGTTTTGACTTCTAATGAAAGCTTTTTGCTACAGCAAAAAGATGCCAAGACTTCCAACGATACAAGACATTCTGGAGAATTCAAGGAACACAATTGTGTCAAGACTGCAGGAGCAAATGACAATGCTGTTGGTTATGACAAACAAGGAGATGCTGCACAAGCGGATGTATTGAATGGGAATCCCTTGGCCAATTGCAGCGTCAGTACCCCAAGTATTTTAGGGGTAGTTAATCGGCAGTTAGAGGGGGAACAAATCAGTATTCCAAATCATAGTATAATAGGAGAAATTAGTTCAGAAATTGAAAATGAATCCCAGCGAAATACTTCGGAGGTCATTTGTGTGATAACTGTATCCTCCAAACATCCCCTTGAGAAGTCTGTACCAGAAATTCGTGTTGGTTGTGAAAGTCAACCAAAAGTAGTTGAAAGTGAAGGCCGCCAGCATTCACTCAATGATCAATCAGGTTCCATTCCAGGATCAGTGGATGAAGCAAGCCACCAGATTGTTGATTCAAAAGCAATGGATAATAGCACTCAACCAATTGAACTGGATAGGATGTGTGATGATTGCATAGCTGTTTCAAGAGTTTGTGACGGTGAGGTAAAAAATGTATCTCCAGGAAGCAGAACAATTTGTGAGAATAATACAGAAAATATTCACTTTGTGAAAGCTGACTGTGACTCAAGGGCAAATGATATGTTGATTAATGACTACTGCAACATGTCTGAATGGCAGCTTAGTGATGATGATTCTTCAATGGATACCTCTATGAGCTATGATGATCAGTATGATGTCTCAGGAAACTTTGAGCAGCATGCTAATATACTTCCTGAATGGCAGCTTGGAGATGATGGTTCTTCTAGGCACACTTCAACACAATTAGATGATCACCATGATGTCCCAGGAAATTTTGAGCAACGAGCTGATTCACGTTCAGATTCTGAAACAAACAAAATGGTTTGTGAAGATGAGAGTTTGGTGAAAACTGACGGTCACTTGCTTGATGAGAATGAAGTTTGTGGTGTGACCAAAGATTTCATTTCAAACACCAAAAACTCTATTTGTAGTGGATCTGAAAACCCCTCTCGCTTTTTGCAACTCATTGTACCAGCTCAGTCGGTCACGGAATTAGATCACACTATGAGCAAGAGTGAGAAATCACTTGCGAAAGATGTACAGCCCCTGAACTTTGCTGAAAATCCTGAGGTTTATAATTGCAACAGTGAACAGTGTCTTTCAGTTGCCAATGATCAGCTTCCGTCGGTTAATGAAAAATCTCATCTTTCAGAACTGCAGGGGACTACTGTTGTTTATGCGAATTCGCAGCATGTTAATAACATAATGCACTTGGAGGGTGATGGGGAGACAACAAATGCTGCTTACTCTGAAGAAATCAAGAACCAAAATCTATTTGAGGGTGCATCAAAAGGAAGCATTATCTCTACAAGTGAAAGCAACTATTCAAATCATCATACACAACCAATGCCAGAGTACAAAGATGGAAATCTTGAAGCGGATGACAGCTTAGAATGCCTGCAAATGGGTAATATGAAAGTTTGTTCCACTGACATATTGCCAACAGAAGTTCAATTCAATGATCAAGTTGTGTCTGCTGAGTTTGATTCCTTCATAAAAAGCAGTGAAGATATCACCGAAGAGGTAGTTACTTGCCAATCCGATGTGCATTGTTCTTCTAGTGAAAATTCGAAGTTACCAGCTTCAGATAATGAGCCCTTTCGCACAAGAATCCCACAAGGGAGCGAAGTTAGTTCCCAGGAAGCGAAAAATAACGTTCTTGAGGATCATGAGTTCACTAATATTGACACTCAGAATCAGACAACTGGCGGCCTTCATTTAGCAGAAGAAAGCAGCAAAATAACTCATCA CGAGAAATCTGCGACGAAAAGCAAGCCGGAAGTCCCTTCTGTGAAGATTCCACCAAATGTTGCTCCGTTTTCTGATGAATGGTTAGCTGCAATTGAAGCTGCTGGAGAG GAGATTCTGACAATGAAAGGCGGGGCAGTACAAAATTCTCCCCCTGAGAAGCCTCAGCATGAACCAAGTCCTTGGTCCCCG GTTCGTAAACATCAAGCCATTGGACCGTATGATTGTACGAAACACACTAATATTCCACATTCCGATTCCTCATGA